The Seriola aureovittata isolate HTS-2021-v1 ecotype China chromosome 2, ASM2101889v1, whole genome shotgun sequence genome has a segment encoding these proteins:
- the LOC130181222 gene encoding E3 ubiquitin-protein ligase TRIM35-like encodes MSSRPDEDLSCPVCHDIFKDPVVLSCSHSFCKACLQRWWREKKTRECPCCMRRSSKTDPPRNLALKNLCEAFLLKSNQRASAASEPFCSLHSEKLRLFCLDHQQPVCVVCRDSKTHTDHKFRPIDEAAQDHREQLQITLKPLEEELKLFEQVKGNCDQTAQHIKVQAQHTERQIKEQFKKLHQFLQEEEEARITALREEEKQKSWRMKRKMEALSREIAALSHTVRATADELRAEDVSFLQNYKVTVGRVQQRLLLDDPQLDYLSGALIDVAKHLGNLTFNIWNKMKKMVSYSPVILDPNTADPELVVSEDLTNVRSGDRQQLPKNPKRTKFSCSVCGSEGFNSGTHSWDVDVGENKYWELGVLGDKIQMNKQLQCRILFSNGKLTAFSNSGSENDLPLKKKLQRVRVQLDFDKGMLSFSDADTNTRIHTFKHTFTGTVFPHIYTENRLPLRIVPAKVCVTVEKHS; translated from the coding sequence ATGTCTTCCAGACCAGACGAGGATCTCTCCTGTCCCGTCTGCCATGATATCTTCAAAGATCCTGTTGTTCTGTCGTGCAGCCACAGTTTCTGTAAAGCCTGTCTGCAGAGAtggtggagggagaaaaaaacacgGGAGTGTCCGTGCTGCATGAGGAGATCTTCAAAGACCGATCCACCTCGTAACTTGGCATTAAAGAATCTGTGTGAGGCCTTTTTATTGAAGAGCAATCAGAGAGCTTCAGCGGCGTCTGAGCCTTtctgcagtctgcactctgAGAAACTCAGACTCTTCTGTCTGGACCAtcagcagccagtgtgtgtCGTCTGCAgagattcaaaaacacacacagaccataaATTCAGACCCATCGATGAGGCTGCACAGGATCACAGAGAGCAGCTCCAAATAACTTTGAAACCTTTAGAAGAGGAACTGAAGCTGTTTGAACAAGTTAAAGGAAACTGTGATCAAACAGCACAACACATTAAGGTCCAGGcccaacacacagagaggcagattaaGGAGCAGTTTAAGAAGCTTCATCAGTTTCttcaagaggaagaggaggccaggatcactgctctgagggaggaagagaagcagaagagttggaggatgaagaggaagatggaggctctgagcagagagatagcagctctgtcacacacagtcagagccacagcggacgagctgagagctgaagacgTCTCATTCCTGCAGAACTACAAGGTTACAGTGGGAAGAGTCCagcagcgcctcctgctggaTGATCCACAGCTGGACTATCTATCAGGAGCTCTGATAGATGTGGCCAAACACCTGGGCAACCtgaccttcaacatctggaacaagatgaagaagatggTCTCCTACAGCCCTGTGATTCTGGATCCCAACACCGCCGACCCAGAGCTCGTTGTGTCTGAGGATCTGACCAATGTGAGATCTGGAGATCGACAACAGCTTCCAAAAAATCCAAAGAGGACCAAATTCTCCTGCTCTGTTTGCGGCTCTGAAGGTTTCAACTCAGGGACTCACAGTTGGGACGTTGATGTGGGAGAAAACAAGTACTGGGAACTGGGCGTGTTGGGAGACAAGATCCAGATGAACAAACAGCTACAGTGCAGAATTTTGTTCTCCAACGGGAAACTCACAGCGTTCTCTAATTCAGGCTCAGAGAACGACCTGCCACTGAAGAAGAAGCTCCAGAGGGTCAGAGTTCAGCTGGACTTTGACAAAGGAATGCTGTCCTTCTCTGATGCTGATACtaacacacgcatacacactttcaaacacactttcactggCACCGTGTTtccacacatttacacagagaaTCGCCTCCCACTGAGGATTGTACCAGCGAAGGTCTGTGTGACGGTGGAAAAGCACAGTTAG